A single genomic interval of Coccidioides posadasii str. Silveira chromosome 1, complete sequence harbors:
- a CDS encoding uncharacterized protein (EggNog:ENOG410PSPG~TransMembrane:2 (i207-228o323-356i)): MSPQAMTHLPLYRDDQNRIIYPKLDQKSSKSSTLPSNTDGFLRSYQLHHHSSGPERHATPSPSHDVQDSGSNPRLSRLSSVEPTSFSSSTIESAPNTKVLHDRGFPPSQPTFPAAAFILASDAPPASMSDNRRLSWQEQREWTQAKNNMALGALTMDPPSQRPRAHVSMADMEHDDDYVDDDETVSLSDHENAFYILIRLSFIVPPYSLFVALYTFFVILFLVFATPLRLCPPTAFFKPSSTFSMQICHILLPLHRVHQRFISTPSPSQRRRDRHPYHQAESRSSSHAHSGHGSPENPPYDNLETNPYTTSPYSPSCNSHYSIPWLILIHLLSPLLIVPVLFAAWITAFFWIFTMIMGNPDGTERRDDGRAAVLGVRNWWKIWLSKARRRKKRERNVARSRNRSVV; the protein is encoded by the exons ATGTCCCCGCAGGCCATGACACACCTTCCACTCTACCGTGATGATCAGAATCGGATTATCTACCCTAAACTCGACCAGAAATCCTCAAAGTCCTCCACCTTGCCCTCGAATACCGATGGATTCCTGAGGTCTTACCAATTGCACCATCACTCGAGCGGTCCGGAACGACATGCAACACCCTCTCCCTCACACGATGTACAAGATTCCGGTAGTAATCCACGCTTATCACGGCTCTCCTCCGTCGAGCCCACTTCGTTTTCTAGTTCAACAATAGAATCCGCCCCGAATACGAAGGTGTTACATGACCGGGGCTTTCCTCCTTCCCAGCCTACCTTCCCAGCAGCCGCGTTCATACTCGCATCGGATGCACCACCCGCGTCGATGTCGGATAACAGAAGGCTCAGCTGGCAGGAGCAAAGGGAATGGACGCAGGCGAAGAATAATATGGCACTGGGTGCTTTGACGATGGATCCTCCTTCGCAGCGGCCTAGGGCGCATGTTTCCATGGCGGATATGGAGCACGACGATGACTACGTCGATGATGACGAGACGGTGTCTCTATCGGACCATGAGAATGCTTTTTATATCCTT ATACGTCTCTCTTTCATCGTCCCACCATACTCCCTATTTGTCGCCCTCTACACCTTCTTCGTCATCTTATTCCTCGTCTTCGCTACTCCGTTACGATTATGCCCGCCCACAGCATTCTTCAAGCCGTCGAGTACGTTCTCCATGCAAATATGTCACATCTTACTCCCCCTTCACCGGGTCCATCAGCGTTTTATATCAACGCCCTCGCCTTCCCAGAGACGCCGAGACCGACATCCATACCACCAAGCCGAATCCCGCTCATCTTCCCATGCTCACTCCGGACATGGTTCTCCCGAAAACCCTCCGTACGATAACCTTGAAACCAATCCATATACTACCTCGCCTTATTCCCCATCATGTAATAGTCACTACTCCATCCCCTGGCTCATCCTCATCCACCTCCTCTCACCCCTACTAATCGTACCCGTCCTCTTTGCGGCGTGGATAACGGCCTTCTTCTGGATTTTCACCATGATCATGGGAAACCCGGATGGCACGGAACGACGTGATGACGGACGGGCTGCGGTGTTAGGGGTTAGGAATTGGTGGAAGATCTGGCTGAGCAAGGCcagaaggaggaaaaaaCGGGAGAGGAATGTGGCTAGGAGTCGGAATAGGAGTGTTGTTTAA